A genomic segment from Planktothrix sp. FACHB-1365 encodes:
- a CDS encoding saccharopine dehydrogenase-like oxidoreductase codes for MSPVMVNSGLSPIRVGILGFGGLGQAATRVLAGKQQMQWVAVADQKGYAYDVQGLNPNRCIEVYQSQGSIGYLEPNGVLSHQSIEELVKAAPNVDGYFLALPNLPNDFMASVAKTFIRLGWKGVLVDAIKRTSAVELLLDLKEELQASGITYMSGCGATPGLLTAAAALAAQSYTEIHSVKITFGVGIANWEAYRATIREDIGHLPGYTIEQARAMSDGEVEALLDETNGLLTLENMEHADDIMLELAGICSRDRVTVGGIVDTRNPKKPLSTNVQVTGRTFEGKISTHTFTLGDETSMAANVCGPAFGYLKAGIQLHHRGIHGLFTAAEIMPQFVR; via the coding sequence ATGAGTCCAGTAATGGTTAATTCAGGTTTATCTCCCATTCGGGTTGGAATTTTGGGGTTTGGCGGTTTAGGACAAGCCGCAACACGGGTTTTAGCTGGAAAACAGCAAATGCAGTGGGTGGCCGTAGCCGATCAAAAAGGATATGCTTATGATGTCCAGGGGCTGAACCCGAATCGCTGTATTGAAGTTTACCAATCTCAAGGGTCAATCGGGTATTTAGAACCCAATGGTGTTCTCAGTCATCAAAGTATTGAAGAGTTAGTAAAAGCAGCCCCTAACGTTGATGGCTATTTTCTGGCTTTGCCGAATTTACCCAATGATTTTATGGCGAGTGTGGCTAAAACCTTTATTCGCTTGGGGTGGAAAGGGGTGTTAGTCGATGCGATTAAACGCACCAGTGCTGTTGAATTATTATTAGATTTAAAAGAAGAGTTACAAGCCTCTGGAATTACTTACATGAGCGGTTGTGGTGCGACACCGGGGTTATTAACCGCAGCCGCTGCTTTAGCCGCCCAAAGTTATACGGAAATTCACAGCGTTAAAATTACTTTTGGAGTCGGAATTGCTAATTGGGAAGCGTATCGCGCCACCATTCGAGAAGATATTGGTCATTTACCCGGTTATACTATTGAACAAGCCAGAGCTATGAGTGATGGGGAAGTAGAAGCTTTATTAGATGAAACCAATGGGTTATTAACTTTAGAAAATATGGAACACGCCGATGATATTATGTTAGAATTGGCGGGAATTTGTTCACGTGATCGCGTTACGGTGGGTGGCATTGTGGATACTCGCAACCCGAAAAAACCCTTAAGTACAAATGTTCAAGTTACAGGTCGGACGTTTGAAGGAAAAATTTCTACCCATACCTTTACGTTGGGGGATGAAACCAGCATGGCGGCTAACGTTTGCGGGCCAGCTTTTGGATATTTAAAAGCGGGAATTCAACTCCATCATCGCGGAATTCACGGTTTATTTACGGCGGCTGAAATTATGCCTCAATTTGTTCGTTAA
- a CDS encoding DUF3122 domain-containing protein produces the protein MMFRLLTRSLVIGITLFFLILGSNFLIPEPANAAILKQQESPEQMLYQSRHSLRDETGKSWQVVLFKRVKDGQVNTIDLRLVGFPDQAVFLHPKGLEIITRQGRLFQAEDQFANNAPAPNVGEYNLKKILPQLSSTEQVKLNLPLKDKQHSLTLPAPIILEWKELINEEN, from the coding sequence ATGATGTTTAGATTATTAACCCGATCTCTAGTGATTGGAATCACTTTATTTTTCCTAATATTAGGAAGTAATTTTTTAATCCCAGAACCTGCCAATGCTGCCATTCTCAAGCAACAAGAATCCCCCGAACAAATGTTGTATCAATCCCGCCATAGTTTACGGGATGAAACTGGAAAATCTTGGCAAGTTGTTCTGTTTAAACGAGTGAAGGATGGACAGGTTAACACGATAGATTTACGCCTAGTAGGATTTCCTGATCAAGCTGTATTTCTTCATCCTAAAGGATTAGAAATTATCACTCGTCAAGGCAGACTTTTTCAAGCTGAAGATCAATTTGCTAACAATGCACCTGCTCCTAATGTGGGTGAATATAACCTCAAGAAAATTTTACCCCAACTCTCCTCAACGGAACAGGTTAAATTAAATTTACCGTTAAAAGATAAACAACACAGTTTAACTCTTCCTGCTCCTATCATTTTAGAGTGGAAAGAATTGATCAACGAGGAGAACTGA